In one Brienomyrus brachyistius isolate T26 chromosome 7, BBRACH_0.4, whole genome shotgun sequence genomic region, the following are encoded:
- the LOC125746571 gene encoding nuclear receptor subfamily 2 group F member 1-A-like isoform X1, protein MAMVVSVWRDPQEDVAGGTPGGHNTQPAREQQQAASAAPHTPQTPGQPGHPSTPGTAGDKGHGQSSGQNQHIECVVCGDKSSGKHYGQFTCEGCKSFFKRSVRRNLTYTCRANRNCPIDQHHRNQCQYCRLKKCLKVGMRREAVQRGRMPPTQPNPGQYALTNGDPLNGHCYLSGYISLLLRAEPYPTSRYGSQCMQPNNIMGIENICELAARLLFSAVEWARNIPFFPDLQITDQVSLLRLTWSELFVLNAAQCSMPLHVAPLLAAAGLHASPMSADRVVAFMDHIRIFQEQVEKLKTLHVDSAEYSCIKAIVLFTSDACGLSDAAHIESLQEKSQCALEEYVRSQYPNQPSRFGKLLLRLPSLRTVSSSVIEQLFFVRLVGKTPIETLIRDMLLSGSSFNWPYMSIQ, encoded by the exons ATGGCAATGGTAGTTAGCGTCTGGCGAGATCCGCAGGAGGACGTGGCcggaggaactccgggcggccATAACACGCAGCCGGCaagggagcagcagcaagcgGCGTCGGCGGCGCCGCATACCCCGCAAACACCCGGTCAGCCGGGACACCCGTCAACGCCCGGGACAGCCGGAGACAAGGGACACGGCCAGAGTTCAGGACAAAATCAGCATATTGAATGTGTGGTTTGCGGGGACAAATCCAGCGGCAAGCACTATGGTCAGTTTACCTGCGAGGGATGCAAAAGTTTCTTCAAGAGGAGTGTCCGGAGGAACTTAACGTATACATGTCGTGCCAACAGGAACTGTCCAATCGACCAGCACCACCGAAATCAGTGCCAGTACTGCCGGCTGAAGAAATGTTTAAAAGTGGGCATGAGGCGGGAAG CGGTTCAGCGAGGACGAATGCCTCCGACCCAGCCCAACCCAGGCCAGTACGCCCTGACGAACGGGGATCCTCTGAACGGGCATTGCTATTTATCTGGATACATCTCGTTATTACTGCGGGCCGAGCCTTACCCGACGTCCCGATACGGCAGCCAGTGCATGCAGCCTAACAACATTATGGGCATCGAGAATATCTGCGAGCTGGCCGCACGCCTGCTCTTCAGCGCCGTTGAGTGGGCCAGGAACATCCCTTTCTTTCCAGATCTGCAGATCACGGACCAGGTGTCTCTTCTCAGGCTGACTTGGAGCGAGTTGTTTGTGCTTAACGCGGCTCAGTGCTCCATGCCCCTTCACGTGGCCCCGCTGCTGGCCGCGGCTGGCCTCCACGCCTCCCCGATGTCCGCCGATCGGGTCGTGGCTTTCATGGATCACATTCGTATCTTCCAGGAGCAGGTTGAGAAACTCAAGACCCTCCACGTCGACTCGGCAGAGTACAGCTGTATCAAAGCAATAGTGCTGTTCACGTCAG ACGCTTGTGGCCTATCGGATGCGGCCCACATTGAAAGCCTGCAAGAGAAGTCACAATGTGCCCTTGAGGAGTACGTGAGGAGCCAGTACCCCAACCAGCCCAGCCGTTTCGGAAAGCTTTTGCTGCGCCTGCCCTCACTTCGCACTGTTTCTTCATCAGTGATCGAGCAACTTTTCTTCGTCCGCTTGGTAGGTAAAACACCCATTGAAACCTTGATCCGGGATATGTTGCTATCCGGGAGTAGCTTCAACTGGCCGTATATGTCAATTCAATGA
- the LOC125746571 gene encoding nuclear receptor subfamily 2 group F member 1-A-like isoform X2: MCGLRGQIQRQALWNCPIDQHHRNQCQYCRLKKCLKVGMRREAVQRGRMPPTQPNPGQYALTNGDPLNGHCYLSGYISLLLRAEPYPTSRYGSQCMQPNNIMGIENICELAARLLFSAVEWARNIPFFPDLQITDQVSLLRLTWSELFVLNAAQCSMPLHVAPLLAAAGLHASPMSADRVVAFMDHIRIFQEQVEKLKTLHVDSAEYSCIKAIVLFTSDACGLSDAAHIESLQEKSQCALEEYVRSQYPNQPSRFGKLLLRLPSLRTVSSSVIEQLFFVRLVGKTPIETLIRDMLLSGSSFNWPYMSIQ; the protein is encoded by the exons ATGTGTGGTTTGCGGGGACAAATCCAGCGGCAAGCACTATG GAACTGTCCAATCGACCAGCACCACCGAAATCAGTGCCAGTACTGCCGGCTGAAGAAATGTTTAAAAGTGGGCATGAGGCGGGAAG CGGTTCAGCGAGGACGAATGCCTCCGACCCAGCCCAACCCAGGCCAGTACGCCCTGACGAACGGGGATCCTCTGAACGGGCATTGCTATTTATCTGGATACATCTCGTTATTACTGCGGGCCGAGCCTTACCCGACGTCCCGATACGGCAGCCAGTGCATGCAGCCTAACAACATTATGGGCATCGAGAATATCTGCGAGCTGGCCGCACGCCTGCTCTTCAGCGCCGTTGAGTGGGCCAGGAACATCCCTTTCTTTCCAGATCTGCAGATCACGGACCAGGTGTCTCTTCTCAGGCTGACTTGGAGCGAGTTGTTTGTGCTTAACGCGGCTCAGTGCTCCATGCCCCTTCACGTGGCCCCGCTGCTGGCCGCGGCTGGCCTCCACGCCTCCCCGATGTCCGCCGATCGGGTCGTGGCTTTCATGGATCACATTCGTATCTTCCAGGAGCAGGTTGAGAAACTCAAGACCCTCCACGTCGACTCGGCAGAGTACAGCTGTATCAAAGCAATAGTGCTGTTCACGTCAG ACGCTTGTGGCCTATCGGATGCGGCCCACATTGAAAGCCTGCAAGAGAAGTCACAATGTGCCCTTGAGGAGTACGTGAGGAGCCAGTACCCCAACCAGCCCAGCCGTTTCGGAAAGCTTTTGCTGCGCCTGCCCTCACTTCGCACTGTTTCTTCATCAGTGATCGAGCAACTTTTCTTCGTCCGCTTGGTAGGTAAAACACCCATTGAAACCTTGATCCGGGATATGTTGCTATCCGGGAGTAGCTTCAACTGGCCGTATATGTCAATTCAATGA